One Ranitomeya imitator isolate aRanImi1 chromosome 1, aRanImi1.pri, whole genome shotgun sequence DNA window includes the following coding sequences:
- the LOC138667854 gene encoding uncharacterized protein, producing the protein MKTATRREMKMLIVIQLMSMNPHSFLCTRSLVLGQIWLVLHVTINIWVQLQQSSPKKKLCVQSVEKFILKTTTSQKEHFDELIAKFIFATNSSFRLVEHPLFVQMIEGIRPGYKPPSRFDISGKHLQAVYDIERAACTKYLKDKVVNMSLDGWSNIHNDPIICTCVTTEDGETYLTDTIDTSGNSHTAEYLLEIAKNSIHQCQEQFGCKVRSLVTDNASNVAKMRAELAHEDDTNVITYGCSAHLLHLLAKDLHISGVKEHVVEIVKYFRNNHFAHATYKEMGGLKLVLPQDVRWNTLADCLEMFINNWSKLLSICETHWDKIDANIRSKVLNLGVKRNAEDLLERLKPISIALDKMQKDTATIADATEVWKDLEGSLDRLNLSNNVKVAIQHRKDQALKEEHYLANILHPIYRGKKLSEAEINSAMEWLANTNHDIVATVLKLKCESAPFQKYMFADNVVNELKPLDWWKSQSLVLPAKIINLATQLLTASASSAGVERLFSSFGFVHTTVRNRLGTAKAGQLVFLLKVLNKQ; encoded by the exons ATGAAAACTGCAACCAGAAGGGAAATGAAGATGTTGATAGTGATACAACTAATGTCAATGAACCCCCACAGCTTCTTATGCACCAGGAGCCTAGTACTA GGTCAAATATGGCTTGTGCTGCACGTGACAATCAATATCTGGGTACAACTTCAACAAAGCAGCCCAAAAAAAAAACTTTGCGTGCAAAGTGTAGAAAAATTCATCTTAAAGACTACGACGAGCCAGAAAGAACATTTTGATGAATTAATTGCTAAATTCATATTTGCAACCAATTCTTCTTTCCGACTAGTTGAGCACCCATTGTTTGTACAAATGATCGAAGGAATTAGACCAGGCTACAAACCACCAAGTAGATTTGATATCTCAGGAAAACATCTTCAGGCTGTATACGACATAGAAAGAGCGGCTTGTACAAAATATTTGAAAGACAAGGTTGTTAACATGAGCTTGGATGGTTGGAGCAACATCCACAACGACCCCATAATTTGCACTTGTGTCACAACAGAAGATGGTGAAACTTACCTTACAGACACAATCGACACATCTGGAAATTCACATACTGCTGAATATTTACTTGAAATTGCTAAGAACTCAATTCACCAATGCCAAGAACAGTTTGGATGTAAAGTAAGGAGCTTAGTTACTGATAACGCAAGCAATGTGGCAAAAATGCGAGCGGAACTGGCACATGAGGATGACACAAATGTCATTACATACGGTTGTTCTGCCCATTTGTTGCATCTTTTGGCAAAAGACCTGCATATTTCGGGTGTCAAGGAACATGTTGTAGAAATTGTTAAATATTTCCGCAATAATCATTTTGCACATGCAACCTACAAGGAAATGGGAGGACTGAAGTTGGTTctaccacaagatgttagatggaataccttggctgactgcttggaaatgtttattaacaactggtcaaaattactgtccatTTGCGAAACACATTGGGATAAAATTGATGCTAATATACGAAGCAAAGTATTAAATCTTGGTGTGAAGAGAAATGCCGAGGACCTTTTGGAAAGGTTAAAGCCAATATCGATTGCGTTGGATAAAATGCAGAAAGATACTGCAACCATAGCTGATGCCACAGAAGTTTGGAAAGATTTAGAAGGTTCTCTAGATCGCTTGAACCTCTCAAACAATGTAAAGGTTGCAATACAGCACCGCAAGGACCAAGCATTAAAAGAAGAACACTATTTAGCCAATATCTTGCATCCCATCTACAGAGGGAAAAAATTATCTGAGGCGGAAATCAACTCTGCAATGGAGTGGCTCGCCAATACTAACCATGACATTGTGGCAACTGTGCTGAAATTGAAGTGTGAATCTGCACCATTTCAAAAATACATGTTTGCAGATAACGTCGTTAATGAACTAAAACCACTGGACTGGTGGAAGTCGCAATCACTTGTTCTTCCAGCAAAGATAATAAATCTAGCTACTCAGCTACTGACTGCATCGGCTTCATCCGCAGGAGTAGAGAGATTGTTTTCTTCATTTGGTTTTGTGCACACAACAGTCCGAAACCGCTTAGGAACTGCTAAAGCAGGACAACTGGTTTTCCTATTAAAAGTCCTAAATAAACAGTAG